From the genome of Syntrophorhabdaceae bacterium, one region includes:
- a CDS encoding TRAP transporter large permease subunit → MDPLYIAVIGMIALIILLAAGIPIAFGMALVGIVGLLITTGPDITWASLQLLPLSSIASYSLVLIPLFVLMGSLAGVAGITKDLYDTGYKWFGRLPGGLAISTVFACAGFAACTGSSVGMVAA, encoded by the coding sequence CATCGGAATGATTGCGCTGATTATTTTACTGGCAGCGGGGATCCCTATCGCTTTTGGTATGGCCCTGGTGGGTATAGTTGGTTTGTTGATAACCACAGGCCCTGACATAACCTGGGCATCGCTGCAACTTCTGCCCCTCAGTTCCATTGCCTCTTATTCTCTTGTACTCATCCCGCTTTTCGTGCTCATGGGAAGTTTGGCAGGGGTAGCCGGGATTACAAAAGACCTCTATGATACCGGGTACAAATGGTTTGGCCGTTTACCAGGTGGGCTTGCCATTTCCACTGTATTTGCCTGTGCGGGTTTTGCAGCCTGCACGGGTTCGAGTGTGGGGATGGTGGCAGC